One window of the Branchiostoma lanceolatum isolate klBraLanc5 chromosome 3, klBraLanc5.hap2, whole genome shotgun sequence genome contains the following:
- the LOC136429615 gene encoding uncharacterized protein codes for MMQKTSLLFIMVTALLVVQETQGAALGKGPLRRRRQTEVSVTQGKSRGRVEQARLVWLHSLLDALSTPEDDPLVELLFPEDEAEETSSSETGSDDIDRRREKKAARHFRPGGFPGYRSAQSKRNLSEYIMKSDEQRLKRQALLAALLGLVDEALFHPEAEGNVGSDGVVGPNAYEKFLAQNQEGQ; via the exons ATGATGCAGAAAACATCCCTACTTTTCATAATGGTGACGGCCCTGCTGGTGGTGCAGGAGACTCAGGGCGCCGCACTGGGGAAGGGTCCACTCAGGAG AAGGAGACAGACGGAGGTGTCCGTGACGCAGGGGAAGAGTCGGGGTCGGGTGGAGCAGGCGCGGCTGGTCTGGCTGCACTCGCTGCTGGACGCCTTGT CGACTCCAGAAGACGACCCCCTCGTGGAGCTACTGTTCCCAGAAGACGAGGCCGAGGAGACGTCCTCAAGCGAAACCGGAAGTGACGACATAGATCGTCGGCGAGAGAAGAAAGCCGCACGTCACTTCCGGCCTGGGGGTTTCCCTGGTTACCGGTCGGCACAGAGCAAGCGCAACCTGAGCGAGTACATCATGAAGAGCGACGAGCAGCGTTTGAAAAGGCAGGCCCTACTCGCCGCGCTGTTGGGATTGGTGGACGAGGCGCTCTTTCACCCGGAAGCAGAGGGGAATGTCGGGAGTGACGGGGTCGTCGGGCCCAACGCGTACGAAAAGTTCCTCGCGCAGAATCAGGAAGGGCAATGA